The Fusobacterium necrophorum subsp. necrophorum genome includes the window CTCCTGTGGAATTTCAACATTTCCGATAGTTTTCATTCTCTTTTTTCCCTCTTTTTGTTTTTCCAATAATTTTTTCTTTCTCGTAATGTCTCCACCATAACATTTCGCAATGACATTTTTACGATATGGCTTAATGGTTTCTCTTGCAATGATCTTGGAACTTAATGCTGCTTGAATCGGAATTTCAAATTGTTGTCTCGGAATGACATCTTTTAACTTTTCGCAGATAGCTCTTCCCCTTGTATAAGCACTATCACTATGTGCAATGAAAGAAAAAGCATCCACGGCTTTTCCGGATACTAAAATATCCACTTTTACAAGATTGGATTCCCGATATTCACTCAATTCATATTCAAAGGAAGCGTATCCTTTCGTTCGAGACTTCAACTTGTCATAAAAATCAATTACAATTTCTGCCAGCGGCAATTCATAGGTCAACATGGAACGATTCTCATCAATATAATCCATAGAAAGAAAAATTCCTCGTTTCTCTTGACAAAGTCCCATGACATCTCCTACATATTCTTTCGGTACAATAACTTTTCCACGAATGAAAGGTTCTTCTACATGAATTCTTCCTCGTCCCGGTTCCGGAAATTCACAAGGGTTGTCGATAATCATTTGTTCCTGTCCTTCGATAGTCACCTTGTATTCTACAGACGGTGTTGTTGAAATTAAATCCAAATGATACTCTCTTCGCAGTCGTTCCACAATAATTTCCATATGCAGCAGACCTAAAAATCCACATCGAAACCCAAATCCCAAAGCGACTGAAGTTTCCGGAACCCAAGTTAAAGAGGCATCATTCAATTGTAACTTTTCCAAAGCCTCTCTCAAATCTTCATAATCATCTGTAAATAAAGGATAAATTCCTGCAAAAACCATAGACTGTGCCGGTTTAAAGCCTGCCATCGGGAATAAACAAGGTCGATGAGGATGAGTAATCGTATCTCCTACTCTTGTATCGTGAATGGATTTTACCCCGGTGATGATATATCCTACAGAACCTGTTCCCAGTTCTTCTTTCGGCACCATCTGCGGAGAAAAAATTCCCACCTCCAAAACATCAAATTCTTTCTCTGTCGACCAAATTTTAATTCTATCTCCTTTTTTCAGGCAACCGTCTTCCACTTTAATATAGGTAATAACACCTCGATAATCATCAAATTTAGAATCAAAAATAAGAGCTTTCAAAGGTCCTGTTTCTTCATAATGGGGAGCGGGGATTTTTTGAACGATAGCCT containing:
- the lepA gene encoding translation elongation factor 4, encoding MQQKQKRNFSIIAHIDHGKSTIADRLLEYTGTISARDMKEQLLDSMDLEREKGITIKAQAVTLSYQAKDGLEYELNLIDTPGHVDFIYEVSRSLAACEGAILVVDAAQGVEAQTLANVYLAIGNDLEVVPVINKIDLPAAEPDKVKKEIEDIIGLPAEDAVLCSGKTGIGIEDVLEAIVQKIPAPHYEETGPLKALIFDSKFDDYRGVITYIKVEDGCLKKGDRIKIWSTEKEFDVLEVGIFSPQMVPKEELGTGSVGYIITGVKSIHDTRVGDTITHPHRPCLFPMAGFKPAQSMVFAGIYPLFTDDYEDLREALEKLQLNDASLTWVPETSVALGFGFRCGFLGLLHMEIIVERLRREYHLDLISTTPSVEYKVTIEGQEQMIIDNPCEFPEPGRGRIHVEEPFIRGKVIVPKEYVGDVMGLCQEKRGIFLSMDYIDENRSMLTYELPLAEIVIDFYDKLKSRTKGYASFEYELSEYRESNLVKVDILVSGKAVDAFSFIAHSDSAYTRGRAICEKLKDVIPRQQFEIPIQAALSSKIIARETIKPYRKNVIAKCYGGDITRKKKLLEKQKEGKKRMKTIGNVEIPQEAFVSVLKLNN